In Phocoena sinus isolate mPhoSin1 chromosome X, mPhoSin1.pri, whole genome shotgun sequence, a genomic segment contains:
- the TCEAL1 gene encoding transcription elongation factor A protein-like 1 isoform X1 — protein sequence MPRSQPPGEVQVGTILNMEKACQEPEEQPQSSPKAEEERPPVEHSPEKSSPEEPSSEEQSSEEEFFPEELLPELLPEMLVSEERPPQERLSRKDLFEERPPMEQPPCGVGKHKLEEGSFKERLARSRPQFRGDIHGRNLSNEEMIKVAEEMEEMKRVRNKLMIMHWKARRNRPYPI from the exons ATGCCTAGGAGCCAGCCGCCGGGAGAGGTCCAGGTCGGG ACCATCCTGAACATGGAAAAAGCCTGCCAAGAGCCTGAGGAGCAGCCACAGAGCTCGCCCAAGGCGGAGGAGGAGCGGCCTCCTGTGGAACACTCTCCCGAAAAGTCGTCTCCGGAGGAACCGTCTTCGGAGGAGCAATCCTCGGAGGAGGAGTTCTTTCCTGAGGAACTCCTTCCTGAGCTCCTTCCTGAGATGCTCGTGTCCGAGGAGCGCCCTCCTCAGGAACGCCTGTCTAGGAAGGACCTTTTTGAGGAGCGCCCTCCCATGGAGCAGCCTCCTTGCGGAGTGGGCAAACATAAGCTAGAAGAGGGAAGCTTTAAAGAAAGGCTGGCTCGCTCCCGCCCGCAATTTAGAGGGGACATACACGGCAGAAATTTAAGCAATGAGGAGATGATAAAGGTGGCAGAGGAGATGGAAGAGATGAAGCGAGTACGAAACAAATTGATGATCATGCATTGGAAGGCAAGGCGGAACCGCCCTTATCCTATTTAA
- the TCEAL1 gene encoding transcription elongation factor A protein-like 1 isoform X2, with product MPRSQPPGEVQTILNMEKACQEPEEQPQSSPKAEEERPPVEHSPEKSSPEEPSSEEQSSEEEFFPEELLPELLPEMLVSEERPPQERLSRKDLFEERPPMEQPPCGVGKHKLEEGSFKERLARSRPQFRGDIHGRNLSNEEMIKVAEEMEEMKRVRNKLMIMHWKARRNRPYPI from the exons ATGCCTAGGAGCCAGCCGCCGGGAGAGGTCCAG ACCATCCTGAACATGGAAAAAGCCTGCCAAGAGCCTGAGGAGCAGCCACAGAGCTCGCCCAAGGCGGAGGAGGAGCGGCCTCCTGTGGAACACTCTCCCGAAAAGTCGTCTCCGGAGGAACCGTCTTCGGAGGAGCAATCCTCGGAGGAGGAGTTCTTTCCTGAGGAACTCCTTCCTGAGCTCCTTCCTGAGATGCTCGTGTCCGAGGAGCGCCCTCCTCAGGAACGCCTGTCTAGGAAGGACCTTTTTGAGGAGCGCCCTCCCATGGAGCAGCCTCCTTGCGGAGTGGGCAAACATAAGCTAGAAGAGGGAAGCTTTAAAGAAAGGCTGGCTCGCTCCCGCCCGCAATTTAGAGGGGACATACACGGCAGAAATTTAAGCAATGAGGAGATGATAAAGGTGGCAGAGGAGATGGAAGAGATGAAGCGAGTACGAAACAAATTGATGATCATGCATTGGAAGGCAAGGCGGAACCGCCCTTATCCTATTTAA